Proteins encoded by one window of Geothermobacter hydrogeniphilus:
- a CDS encoding GatB/YqeY domain-containing protein, whose protein sequence is MSLQDQLLDAMKTAMKARDSLRLATIRGVRTAIKNREIEIGSPLDDEAVISVIATLAKQRREAASAFRDGDRPELAEKEEAELLVLQEFLPAQLDEADLRAMVEETVTALGAAGMKDMGRVMKELTARTKGRADGKLVSDLVRARLAG, encoded by the coding sequence ATGAGTCTGCAGGATCAATTGCTCGATGCGATGAAGACCGCCATGAAAGCCAGGGACTCGCTGCGCCTTGCGACCATTCGCGGGGTTCGTACGGCGATCAAGAACCGGGAGATCGAAATCGGCAGTCCGCTCGATGACGAGGCGGTGATCAGCGTCATTGCGACCCTGGCCAAGCAGCGCCGTGAAGCCGCGTCTGCCTTCCGTGACGGTGATCGGCCGGAGCTGGCCGAAAAGGAAGAGGCTGAACTGCTGGTGCTGCAGGAGTTTCTGCCGGCGCAGTTGGATGAAGCGGATCTCCGGGCCATGGTCGAAGAGACGGTCACCGCGCTCGGCGCGGCGGGGATGAAAGACATGGGACGGGTGATGAAGGAACTGACGGCCAGGACCAAGGGGCGCGCGGACGGCAAGCTGGTCAGCGACCTGGTCAGGGCCCGGCTGGCGGGTTAG
- the hisIE gene encoding bifunctional phosphoribosyl-AMP cyclohydrolase/phosphoribosyl-ATP diphosphatase HisIE, producing MSLIEQLKFDDNGLIPAITQDADSGEVLMMAWMNAEAVEQTLAVGKVHYYSRSRQKLWMKGESSGHVQQVREIRFDCDNDCLLIKVEQQGAACHTGQRSCFYRKWDGRPVETGGKVVDAASLYARNDILEALYNIIQERRQLADGEKSYVKSLFDKGLDKILGKIGEEATETAVAGKGGNRDEVIYEVADLFFHVLVLLGYYDLPPERIYAELRRRLGLSGIEEKAARGK from the coding sequence ATGTCCCTGATCGAACAGCTCAAATTCGACGACAACGGCCTGATCCCGGCAATCACCCAGGATGCCGACAGCGGCGAGGTGCTGATGATGGCCTGGATGAACGCCGAGGCGGTGGAACAGACCCTGGCTGTCGGCAAGGTCCACTACTATTCCCGTTCGCGGCAGAAGTTGTGGATGAAAGGTGAATCCTCAGGGCATGTTCAGCAGGTCAGGGAAATTCGTTTCGATTGCGACAACGACTGTTTGCTGATCAAGGTTGAGCAGCAGGGCGCCGCCTGCCACACCGGTCAGCGCAGCTGTTTCTATCGCAAGTGGGACGGCCGGCCTGTCGAGACGGGTGGTAAGGTGGTCGATGCCGCCTCCCTCTATGCCCGCAATGACATTCTTGAGGCGCTCTACAACATCATCCAGGAGCGCAGGCAACTGGCCGACGGGGAAAAATCCTATGTCAAATCGCTGTTCGACAAGGGGCTCGACAAGATCCTCGGCAAGATCGGCGAAGAGGCGACTGAGACCGCGGTGGCCGGCAAGGGAGGTAACAGGGATGAGGTGATCTACGAGGTTGCCGATCTCTTCTTCCATGTGCTGGTGCTGCTCGGTTATTACGACCTGCCGCCGGAAAGGATTTATGCCGAGCTGCGGCGGCGGTTAGGTCTTTCCGGGATTGAAGAGAAGGCCGCTCGCGGCAAATAA
- the hisF gene encoding imidazole glycerol phosphate synthase subunit HisF — protein sequence MLTKRIIPCLDVKDGRVVKGVQFVGLRDAGDPVEAAAAYDAQGADELTFLDITASSDNRDTIVDVVRRTAERVFMPLTVGGGIRTCDDVRRMLNAGADKVSINTAAVFNPEFVREAAERFGSQCIVVAIDARRVEGSDPRRWEVYTHGGRKPTGIDVVAWARKMEEYGSGEILLTSMDCDGTKDGYDIELTRAVSDAVGIPVIASGGVGNLEHIREGLVEGGASAALAASIFHFKEYTIAECKQYLKQHGVPARI from the coding sequence ATGCTGACCAAACGCATCATCCCCTGCCTCGACGTCAAGGACGGCCGGGTCGTCAAGGGGGTTCAGTTCGTCGGTTTGCGCGACGCCGGTGACCCGGTCGAGGCGGCCGCGGCCTATGACGCGCAGGGTGCCGATGAGCTGACGTTTCTCGACATCACCGCTTCGAGCGACAATCGCGACACCATCGTCGACGTGGTGCGGCGCACTGCCGAGCGGGTGTTCATGCCGCTCACTGTCGGTGGCGGTATCCGTACCTGCGATGACGTGCGCCGGATGCTCAACGCCGGGGCAGACAAGGTGTCGATCAACACCGCGGCGGTCTTCAACCCCGAGTTTGTCAGGGAGGCTGCCGAGCGTTTCGGCAGTCAGTGCATCGTGGTGGCGATCGACGCCCGTCGGGTGGAGGGATCCGATCCGCGGCGCTGGGAGGTCTATACCCACGGCGGCCGCAAACCGACCGGCATCGACGTGGTTGCGTGGGCGCGGAAGATGGAAGAGTACGGCAGCGGCGAGATTTTGCTGACCTCGATGGACTGCGACGGCACCAAGGATGGGTATGATATCGAACTGACCCGCGCGGTCAGTGACGCGGTCGGGATCCCGGTGATCGCCTCGGGTGGGGTCGGCAACCTTGAACATATCCGCGAAGGCCTGGTCGAGGGCGGCGCCTCGGCTGCGCTGGCGGCGTCGATCTTCCACTTCAAGGAATACACCATCGCCGAGTGCAAGCAGTATCTGAAACAGCACGGCGTGCCGGCGCGGATTTAA